The DNA region CGGCTTTTTCAAGCTAAGACAAGGGAGTCAACTCCTCAGCAAAATCCTGATTGGAACGGACCGGTTCGATGCGTTGGAGGAGGCCTGCAGTCAGACGATCACGTTAAACTGATTACCACTGGTTTCTTATAGTCTTCTATTTGTGAACGACAGCACTGGCAAGAACAGTTCGGGTTTATTAAAGGCAGACGAAGAcgacttttaaaaataaacacctaTGGATGAAAGTCTTTGTCTGTGTTGCCAAATTCAATATTTCCAAGACTTCCTACGTGCAATCTATAActataaatatactgtacagacaCTGAAGGTCGTGTTATTCTAGGTAAAGCTCTATCGCGGGGAAGCTACATATATCTCACTTGCCAAATTCTCCACACGTTCCCTATTTTAAGCAGGgagtcaagacaaaaaaaatgtggaattacGATCCAGAAATAAATCTCCAGGTGGAAGCCCTCAGAAAACCTATTTAATACCGCACACCCAGCTAAAATGTTTAACTCACCAATAAATTCTATTGCCTCTTGAAAGTGGGAGCTGATGTCTGCCATGTGGCTGTCCTCCACCGGGATCCATTTGTAGTTGTAGTGGCCCTTGGCCGGGTGCATGTCCCTGCGTGACACGTTTAGCAAGGCAGTGATGTGAAGGTCGGTGAGATAGTCCTGCCTGGAGGCGTGGTAGGCACTACCGAGGTAGAGGAAAGGCAGGATCTCTACGGGTTTACCCTGAAAGTGAGAGATgggtggagaggaaaaaaagatgagtcaaGATAAGGGGCTAGAATATGCAACAAGGTGTGATGTTGGCCCTTAAGTGATGACCACTTGCATCTAATTTAGAACTTTTCAACCGACAGCAAACCATTATCCTTATCTGGCATCGAAATGACTGCACTGCTATGTGGAGGGAGATCTTAGTCAGAACATCAAATAAGGAAATGGGTTAAGGCTATAGAACACTGGCATCACCATGTATATTAGTCAGTAGgatatgggtggtatcaaagtAACCTAATTACAGTCCAGGGAATCCTAATCAGGCTTTCAGCATGGAGTGTCAAGTGGAAATGGTAGTAGGTCTGACATCATAGCAGCGAGACTGCATATGAATTAATTAAAGAACTGTGTTGTTTCGTGAAAATGGGACACCAGGACCCAATACCATGATGTCACAAACCTGTTTTAGCATCAAATGCAACCGGGATGCCATAATAATTACGAGTATGTGTGTGATGATGTCAACAACAGAAAAGAAATGGCGAAAAACACAAAGATTGTGTTGCTGAAAATTCCAATaacatgtagaaaaaaaacaccaccagtATGAGCAGAATAATTGCAATTTTTTACCCGAGTTTGAATTAGCTAagggattgatggatgtattcaaaaatcatccgtccatccattttcttagccacttatcctcaagggtcgtgggaagtgctgagagcctatcccaggtgtcaaggggcaggaggcggggtacaccctgaactggttcccagccaattccagggacatagagacaaaacagccatagagacaaacagccgtcgcactcacaatcacacgtaggggcgatttagattgtccaattaatgttgcgtgttcttgggatgtggaaggaaaccggagggcccgaaGAAAAACCAgccatgcacagggagaacacgcaaactccacacaggcgggtccaggattgaactgtgaggccaccgtgccgccagaaaagaaaaaaatcatttaactgctatttaaaaaaaaaaaaaaatactacatccATCCCTTAATATTATAAAGCGCTTGTTCCTGGTCAACTGCATCATATATCCCAGGGTTACACCCTGGATTTGTTACCCGTAAATTACAGAATACaattcacatttgtattttcaaattaCAAAATCAACTGCTTGTCTTTTGGGATCACACAATTGACTGATAGTTGAGATCTTCGTACCCTATAGTACCATAAAGTCACACAATATCACAGTATTGTATGTTTGTGTACAGTAACTATACCAAATACAaaccatttgtgtgtgttttacgtCATGCTACAAAAAGATGGATGTGGGTTTTTGGGTGAATGACGACGATGGGCTGCCCTTACCTGATCATAATGTGGTTTGTggtgaccaagcttctcactgCTGGCTCTTTTCTCACTTTCAGTTCCGCTCTGCTCGATGCTTTTCACCTCAGTGCAAAGTTCAGGGTATTGCGAGTGGAAGTTCTCATATCCTCCTGTGAGAAGGCACGatgaagaagggggggggggcatgaagATGTGTACTGAGTTTAGAATAAATACCACACGAATACACACCTTGTGTAACCACAGTTTATGAAACAGATTTAGCGCTGGATTATAACCTGATTATAAGAGCCCCATTAATTACTGGAGTCTAATAATCCTTTTCACTTCCACAGGATGTAAAGGCGACAGACCTGAATTGGTGTGATTTAACACATGATCACAAACCCAGCCAATTATTTAGATTACATtgtagttttggtttttttttttgccccttacCCTTCATTTGTTTCTTGCTACCGAAAGtgtgtttcacaatttgttcATATTTGTCAGCACTGACTCATTGGCTCCCGTGACGCACACTTAATGCAGTCTTCTTACAACACAAACATTTATAGAGAGATGAAGAGTTTACAGTGGAGGACGTCatatgtcaatttttttaataggtgACAAAAGACACGTTgaaatgactgtttttttttggttgttttttttaattgtgttttttgtactttttccctCACAGGAAAACAGTTACGATTTAGGGttatttttggtcaaaatactgtataagtAAGTCATCGCAAGGCTGGGTGTTTTCCCCGTCAGTCGCCTAATATGTGTAAACCATTTTTccacttctctttttttttttttttttttaccttttaaaaatgtgtatgaaaatatttttcgttACCTTTTAAGAAGCAAATGTTGGTCCCGTTGGCCACATGCGTCAGGGTGTTGATTACTATTTGTGCTACGCTTTCCTTCTTCAGCTTCTGCCAGTGGGACGTCCGGTCGTCCAGAGCCACCACCGCCGATACACTTCCCTCCCGGAGCCGGAGGAGGGCTCTCTCGTCCGGGATGACGAACTGCAGAGGCACCGGTCCTCCCCGCGACCTCCGGACCACCACCGAGTTAAGATTGACGTTGACGGAGCCTCTGATGTTGGAGTTCGTAAATGACAAGTAAGGTCGACAGTCCACGATAAGGCAGCTCCCGCGCTCCTTCCTGATGATCCTCCGCAAGTGGCGGCAGTCGATGCTGGACactttcatttttcagtttattatttttattgcgcAAAGAATGCGTGTGGATTCCTGAATAAAGAGTGGCTGCGGGCGGACGATGAGCCCAGCGCGCCTCAGTGCCTACATTGCCTCCAAGGGGATTCCGGCTGAGTCTTTTTCTACTGAATGAGACTTGGCTgcgtgtgacgtcacagaccATATTTGGACAGCGGTGAGGCGCGGTCGAAGCCACAGACCCTCCCACAAAGGATGACGACAGCTGCGTAATCCCGCCCTCTCCGTGACGCGCCACAGCGATTGATTACCTCTTACTCATCTTCAAGTTCTTATATTTCCAGGTTTCATTATCATTTTCGAGAAAGGTTGCCGTGATATTAACTTGCCAAAATAGACaatgttgaaagaaaaacaatgaagcACAATCCGTCCACAATTTACACGTGAATCATATTTCTAAGAAAAGCATCCATGAACACACATGGAATTAGTTTCCAGCTGTTGGTGTCAAACTATCCGTCATTTGCTGTAGAATactcaaaatactgtacatgtgcaaCATCAAAGGACGTGACATTTACACAGTACGTATATGGCACTGTGGAAAACCTGTGCTGTTTAAATGACCTTTTTCATTGCAGTGCACTGCACTTCACTCATTTTAGACACAGGAAAGTCAAAATTTCCAAATGTAGAAAGGTGCCTCTGATGAATTCTGATTAGTGATACGCTGTGCATTCCGTACCTGGTCCTTCAGTATAGAATTAATCCACCTCTTAATTCTACCTTTATTGCGTTACAGGCAATACTATATGATAACAGCACGCAAGTGTGCCACTTACTGTACATTATTTGGAGTCCTTGCCGTGTTCGAGGTTGAGCCTGtccccagctgacttcgggcgagaggctCAGTCCACTCTGAACTGTTGGGCAGGCAATCGCAGCACTTCAGAATCAATATTCTTCAAATAACTAAAAccaaacatttcaataaaatacatcacACTTATATTTTGATTATAAGTTTTAATGAGTGAAAATCCCAACAAGCTAATTGGTTAGGGATACCAAGAAGGGTCACATCTTTGCTTATCATCGCTGTGGATTTGCACACAAAACATCCCATGAGCTCAAAAACAAAAGAGTTTTGTTGTTTGGAAGAggtgtttgttgttttaatcACTTGAGGGAATTCAAAGTACACCCTGCAGTAAATTCTGTGTTTTATACCACAAAGAGTACCAGATCACACACATGCAATGAGTGTAGTACCTGTTGAACTTAGTgcgcacatgtgtgtgtgtgtgtgttcgaaGTGTTTTAGGGCCTTGCTCAAATGCACATCCACAGTAGCCAGAAAGTTGACTTGCATATTTCTGCAACAactgaatgacttttttttggtgtgtccACAACCGGACTAAAACCTAAGCCCAGACATTCACATCTAAGCTACTGCCTATGAGCATTACCTTGGTTGTAAAACTGTGCGTGGATGGGTGGCATCTTGGTACCGTTAACCAAAAACAGctctcagtatgatgcagtTCAGTTGTACATCATAGCAAATGACTGCCACAACAACAAACATGCTGTCAAACAAATTAATACCAGAAAAATTGAGCATATTATATCTGTAAAGGCAGAATATTTGGTTAAGCGCTTGTACTGGATATCATAATGTTGTGGCTTGTgttaatatacaaaaaaataactgattTACATATGCTGGTTAATAATATTGACTATTCCcacagcttgttttttttaacagaacaaAAGCAACCATTTCATTTTCTGTCAAGACTAGTATTTTTTATCATCACCCATGTTGTAGTGTAGCAGACTTCGTCGAGACCCTGACCCTAACCCTGAACAAGACGCTGACAGAGGCAAACATTAACTTCCGCTGAGTCCCATTTATAGCCGAATGAACCTGCCTTATATCCTTTGGCTCGGGAGCCCAAGTCGTCAAACGAATTAACAGGTTTAAATGTTGTACTGCGTGTACTCACATGACATGCAATCAATCCTGGGGCTCAAGGCTGCCTATGTTTGGGTCCTGTACAAATGCTGTGTGTTTGACTTTAAACACTGTATGGAAGTTCCACTGAACTTTTCCACAATTAGGTCAcagtccttctttttcttcttcttcttttcctttcggcttgtcccgttaggggtcaccacagcgtgtcatattttgccatcttagcctatctcctgcatcttcctctctaaccccaactgccctcatgtcttccctcaccacatccataaaccttctctttggtcttcctctcgctcttttgcctgggagctccatcctcagcatccttctaccaatatactcactctctcacctctggacatgtccaaaccatcgaagtctgctcgctcaaatcttgtctccaaaacatccagctttggctgtccctctaatgagctcatttctaatcctatccaacctggtcactccgagcgagaacctcaacatcttcatttctgccacctccagttcagcttcctgttgtttcttcagtgccacggtctctaatccgtacatcatggccggcctcaccactgttttgtaaactttgcccttcatcctagcagacactcttctgtcacataacacaccagacacctttcgccagctgttccaacctgcttggacccgtttcttcacttcctgaccacactctccattgctctgtattgttgaccccaagtatttgaagtcgtccaccctcgctatctcttctccctgtagcctcactcttccccctccacttttctcattcacacacatatattctgttttacttcggctaatcttcattcctctcctttccagtgcatgtctccatgtttctaattgttcctctgcatgctccctgctttcactgcatatcacaataccatctgcgaacatcatggtccaaggggattccagtctaacctcatctgtcagcctatccattaccactgcaaacaggaaggggctcagagctgatccctgatgcagtcccacctccaccttaaattcctctgtcacacctaaggcacacctcaccattgttctgctgccatcatacatgtcctgtactattttaacatacttctctgccacaccagacctacgcatgcagtaccacagttcctctcttggtactctgtcataggctttctctagatccacaaagacacaatgtagctccttctgaccttctctgtacttttccacgagcatcctcaaggcaaataatgcatctgtggtactctttctaggcatgaaaccatactgttgctcgcagatacttacttctgtcctgagtctagcctccactactctttcccataacttcattgtgtggctcatcaactttattcctctatagttcccacagctctgaacatcccctttgttcttaaaaatgggaactagaacacttttcctccattcttcaggcatcttttcgcccactagtattctgttgaataagttggtcaaaaactccacagccatctctccaaattgcttccatacctctaccggtatgtcatcaggaccaactgcctttccatttttcatactttgtagtgcctttctgacttccccttagtaatcatttccacttcctggtccttcactcttgcctcttcaactcttccttctctctcattttcttcattcatcaacttctcaaagtattctttccatctatttagcacactaccggcaccagtcaacacatttccatctctatccttaatcaccctaaccttttgcacatccttcccatctctatccctctgtctggccaacctgtagagatccttttctccttctttcgtgtccaacctggtgtacatgtcttcatatgcctcttgtttagcctttgccacctctacctttgccctacgtcgcatctcgatgtactcctttcgcctctcc from Syngnathoides biaculeatus isolate LvHL_M chromosome 9, ASM1980259v1, whole genome shotgun sequence includes:
- the dusp5 gene encoding dual specificity protein phosphatase 5; the protein is MKVSSIDCRHLRRIIRKERGSCLIVDCRPYLSFTNSNIRGSVNVNLNSVVVRRSRGGPVPLQFVIPDERALLRLREGSVSAVVALDDRTSHWQKLKKESVAQIVINTLTHVANGTNICFLKGGYENFHSQYPELCTEVKSIEQSGTESEKRASSEKLGHHKPHYDQGKPVEILPFLYLGSAYHASRQDYLTDLHITALLNVSRRDMHPAKGHYNYKWIPVEDSHMADISSHFQEAIEFIDHIKQSGGKVLVHCEAGISRSPTICMAYIMRTQQLRLDAAFDIIKQRRPVISPNFSFMGQLLQFESEVLSTAPTHATTPEPTTPSVPESASFFANDITTSFNTKNFEPSVFTLPTSCLKSPVHHQLKLSPITALP